The DNA sequence GCTGCGGCGGGCCCGAAGTCCTATTCCACGGAACTCGCCGCGACCCTGGATGCCGAGGAGCAGCGGCTCGAGGCAGAACGGCACCTGCAGCGGAACCCGCCCGATCTGGGCGAAGCCCGGCAGTGGCTGGAGAGCGCGGCCGAGAGCGGTTCCGTCGAGGCGATGGGCGCGGCCGGCTGGCTGTACGAACAGGGTCTGGGCGTCGAGCCCGATCCCGACCGCGCGATGACCTATTACCGCCAGGCCTACGAGGCCGGCGACAACGAATACGGCCTGCGGCTCGGCTGGATGAACCTTCAGGGGCATGGAGTCGAGCCCGACAGGGCCCGGGGAGAGGAGTGGTTCCGGCGGGTGATTGCCGAGCGCGACGACAGCAAGGCGCGCCTGGCGCTGGCGTCGGTACTGATCGCCGATGCATCGGCCAATGTCCAGCCCGATCCAGCGCCCGAGGCCCGTGACCTGCTCGCGCGCGCACTCGACGATGGCATTACCGGTGCCGCCTACTACTTGGCGCGCATCTACATGGACGGCCTCGGGTCCGTCAGCCGCGACCGCGCACGCGCGATTCACTACGCTCGCATTGGCGCCGAAGGCGGGCATCCGGAACTGCAGAACTGGCTGGCGGTGCTGCATGCGCGCGGTGAGGGCGTGCCGCTGGATCTCGTCGAAGCCTACAAGTGGGCGAGCCTGGCCGCAGCAGGCGGGAATCCGTCGGCAGAGCGGGTCCGCCAGGAACTCGAGCCCCAGATGGACCGGGAAAGCCTCGATGAAGCCCGCCGGCGCGCACTGCAATGGCTCGGTCGCTGACGCACTGTACTCAGCAGCGATCGGGGGCACACAAGAACCATGCGTATACAATAGTTTATAGAGCGGACTTTAAAATATGATTGAAGTTTCCGGCCTGCTGGGCCTTGTGCTGCTGGTGCTGGTGATCTGGGCAATCGTCAGCACGGTGCAGAGCCGCGCATCGACGGCGGCGAAGGTCGTCTGGATCGTGGTACTGGTGTTGCTCCCGCTGCTGGGGTTCATCCTCTGGCTGATTTTCGGTCCGCGCGCCAGCCGTTGACGGCATGCGGCCACAGGGACGCTGTTCCGCACCGGGAGGTGGATCTCGGGGCTGTTCGGGCGCGACTCTTGCTGACCCGTGCACCGGCCGCTTCCGGCCTTCCCCCGCCAGCCTCTTGAATTGATGATGTCAACGACCGACGCCACGCGCAGCACCTCGATCCGTCTCCGAGGTGTCGGCAAGACCTACGCGGTCTACGCCCAGCCCGTCGACCGACTGCTGGAGCTTGTGAGCCGCAGGAAGCGACATCAGGAGTTCACGGCGCTCGCGCCGTTGGATCTGGACGTTTACACCGGCGAATCGCTGGGAATCGTGGGATCGAACGGAGCCGGCAAGAGCACGCTGATGCACCTGCTCGTCGGGTCGCACCAGCCGAGTTCCGGGGAGATGGAGATCCATGGCACGGTGCTCGGTCTACTTGAACTCGGTGTCGGCTTCCACCCGGAGTTCTCGGGCCTGCAGAACATTTTCTTCTATGCCGACACCCTGGGCCTCGACCGGCGTTTCGTGCGCGCGCGCATCCCCGAGATCATCGCATTCTCGGAAATCGGAGGGTTCATCGACCAGCCCTTGCGCACCTACTCGACCGGGATGAAGGTCCGCCTGGCATTTGCGCTCGTGGCGTCGCTGGATCCGGATATCCTGATCGTCGACGAGGCGCTAGCGGTCGGCGATCTGCATTTCCAGAAGAAGTGCATTGACCGCATGACCGCATTCCGCCGCGCAAACAAGACGATCGTCTTCTGCTCGCACAGTCGCTATCAGATCGAGCAGTTCTGCGACCGGGTGCTGTGGCTCGACCAGGGGCGCGTCAGGATGCTCGGAACACCTGCCGATGTGATGGCCCGGTACGAAGCAGAACAGTTGGCCCTGTCGGACGATGACCGCCTCGGGACCGGGAACCGCGCGCAGACCCGAGTGCGCATCGACGAGTTCACGCTGCTGACCCCCCAACCCATGTCGGAAGGCGACGACCTGGTCGTGCGCTGGAGCACGGACACGGATCCCGATGTGCGCTACCACGTGTCCGTGTCGCTGAAACTCGATTCGGGCCGCGGACTGGCCGTGGTCGGAACCCAGTTCCGCGGCGATGCACCCTGCCAGGGACCGCAGCAAGGCACGCTGGCCTTCCCGTCGGTGCCGCTGTTGGGCGGGATCTACAGTCTGCAGCTCCGCGTCTGGGACGACGAAGCGCTGATCGAGATCGATGAACGCTATATCGACAACGTCGTGGTCCGACGCAGTGATGCCCAACTCGGTATCATGCGCCTGCCCTATCACTGGCGAGTCGAACCGGGGAAATCAGGGGCACCCGTGCCACCGGCTGCGCCGAGTCCGAACGAATGAACGCGCCTTCCGCTGCGAACCTTGTCGACGCATCGGTAGCTGCCAGGCGGCGGCTGCACTTTCGACAGGCTCACCCCGAAGACGTACCGGCACTCTGCCAACTCTTCACGACGGTATTTGGCGCGCCGATGCCCTCCGCACTCTGGCGTTGGAAATACCGGCGTTCAGCCGCACTGGACGCGATCAACGTCGTCGGCTGCACCGACGACGGCGAGATCCAAGCCCATATGGGCGCACAGGTCTACCGCGACGACTGGGTGCATGGGTCAGTCTCGCCCTGGATTCACGGGTGCGACGTGATGGTGCACCCGGCGATGCGCGGTTCGCCTTCGCTGGGCGGCGCCTACGGCGGGATCGTGCGTGCGCTGCAGAATGCGATCGATGCGCGATATCCGGGCGGTTTCTGCTTCGGCTTTCCTGGAGAACGGCCGTTTCGGCTCGGCGAACGACTGGATTTCTACCGCCCGCTGCACCGAATGGCGCTCGCACAGCGCAATTGCGAAGGCATCTCGCCCTCGCGCGGGCTGTGGCCACGGCTGAAGCGACTGCCGGCAACGGAGGAACTCGCAGACCTGAACGGGCGCAGCACGATTCACGGCATCCGGCGCAGTGCCGAATACCTCCACTGGAGGTATGACTCGCATCCCGCCCGCACCTACGGAACCTGGGTATGGCGAACCGGCTGGCGGCGTTTCGAGGGGTTCGTGGTCGAAGAGGGAGCGGACCACTGGACCGTGGTTGACGTGCTGGGTGCCGCAGCCCCGGATCGCGCGGCGCTGGACCGCCTGGCATCGCCGGCGCGCCACGCGGGCCGGCAGGCGCTGCGCTGGGACGCCGACTGGACTCCGAACGGCGTTCGGGGCGCAGAGGTACGACCCACCGGCATCGTCTGCGTCTGGATCCGTACGCCCGAGGGGCGCTGCGAGACGCCCGCGCCGCGCTTCCGCCCTGGCGATACCGACGTATTCTGACGGGCCCGGGAACCATGGAGTCGGCAACGCCCCGGCGCAACCGGGTTCTCCTGGTCGTTCATCTCGCCGCGACCTTCGGCGGGGCCGAGCGAACGACGCTGAACGTACTGAACGGTCTCGGGCGTGCAGACTTCACCGAGGTCGTGGTGCTGGCGCCGCGCGGGATGCATGCGCACTGGAGCAAGGCGGCCGACCGCATCATCGACGCCGACCCACTGGAAATGGCCGGCTGGTTCAGATCCCCACGACGTCTCAGGCACGACGCCAACCGCCTTGCGGTCGTGATCCGTACGATTGGTGCGGACGTGGTGCTGGGCATGATGCACTACATGGCTGCGGTGGCCGAGCAGGCAGTGCGCCGGCACCGGCTACCGGCGCGTGTCATTGGCAGCTTCCGTGGGCCCGTTTTCGAGCACCTGCGGGCGTACGAGCCAAACCTCCCGCGGCGCTGGTGGATCCGCTGGCAACTGCGCCGGTCCGCACGGGGAATGTTCTCGATCACCGTTCCGGGTTCCGGAACCCGGGACGAGTTGTTGCGCCACGGCGTTGGCAGACCATCGCAGCTGCAGGTGATCCCCAACGGCATCGACCGGCACCGTTCCGAGCGCGCGGGGCAAGGCCCGCTCGAACTGCCGGCTGGCGTCGTGCCGGGGCAGTTTGTCCTGGCGCTGGGGCGGCTATCCGCTGAAAAGCGTTTCGAGGACCTGGTCTCGGCATATGCGCTCAGCAACGTCCCCTGGCCGCTGGTGGTCGTCGGCGAGGGCCCCGAACGCAACTCACTCGCGCGCCAGGCTAGCGCGCTGGGCATCGCCGACCGCGTTCATTTTGCCGGTGCCACGAATACGCCCGAGCGCTGGATGTCGCGCGCAGGCGTCTTCATCCACACCTGCCGCTACGAGGGCTTCGGGTACACTTTGCTGGAGGCGGCCGCGCTTGGGATCCCGGTGATCGCCACGGATTGCCCGTTCGGGCCGCGCGAAGTGCTGGGCGAGGCAGGGTTGCTGGTGGCGCCCGATGACCCGCACGCGCTGGCCACTGCTATCTGCCAACTGGTCGAGGATCCCCCAAGACGTGCGCACATGTCCCGCGCCAGCCGCGACCGCGCCGACTGTTTCTCGCTTACCAGAAGCCAGGCCGCCCACGCCACCCTGTTGCGGGCAGCACTAGACGACGCTCCTCCAAGCGGCGACCGAGCCCGTCCGTGAAACCGATCCTGAGCGAACCCGATTACCTTCCGTTCCAACCCGGACATCTGCCGGACGGGCCCTGGCTGGTGCTGGCACCCCATCCTGACGACGAGACCTTCGGCATGGGCGGCGCGCTGGCCCTGGCCAGAGGCAACGGCCAAGCGGTGCGGGTGCTGGTGCTCACGGACGGGGCCTGCGGAGGCGAGGGCGCCGACCTGGTGCATCGGCGGGAATCGGAAACCCGCGCGGCCGTGGCGCTGCTGGGGGGAGCTGAGATCGAATTCTGGCGGGTTCCCGACCGCGGCCTTGAAGTAACCGAGGATCTGGTCCAGAAACTGGCGTCCCTGCTCTCGGCACAAGCCTACCGCGCGGTCTTCTTTCCGCACCCGGGAGAGCCGCATCCGGATCATCGGGCTTGCGCGGGGCTTGCGTGGGCCGCATTGCGCGCGAGCGGTTGCGATGCGGAGGCCTGGAGCTACGAGATCAGCGTTCAAGGGCTGGCCAGCACCCTGGTGGACATCACGCCGGTGACCCAACACAAGGCCGCAGCCATGGCCTGCTACATGTCCCAGCACGACCAGAACGCGTACCAGGAGAGGATCCTGGGCCTGAACGCCTGCAGGGCCTGGTCGTTGCCGCTCGCGGTCTCACACGCCGAGGCATTCTTTCACTGGGCGTCGGGCCGGGAAGGGCTGTTGGTCGACGCCTGGACCGAGCAATTACAGCCGCGCCTGGCTCCTGCAGCGATCGGGGAAGGCCTGCGCGGCACCACATCGACAACGGAGCGCCTGCGTGCCTGCGAAACCGAGTGTCGCCAACTGCGCGCACGCGCAAACGCACTCGAGGCACGGGTAGCGGCATACGAGGAACAGCTGCACGCGATGCTCCACTCCCGATCCTGGCGCATGACCGGGGCGCTACGAGCAATTTCGGGGCTGCTGCGGCGCCTGCGCCGGCAGCGCAAAGCGACGTCCGAATAAATCGTTCCTCGAGGTTTCCTGAGCCTGCCCGCATCAAGCGGCCCCTCAGCGCCGGCCCCACGCAGGCACCAAGCCCGAACGTTGACTCGTCTGGCCACTCCCGGTCTTACCGCACCCCAGCACCCGCCGGCACCCGCCCGGCTTCCTCGTTCATTTGGCGCAGTTCCTCCGCACGCCCGTCCGGCACCTGCGACCAGTCGAACCGCCAGGCCCAGTTGCCGTCGCTCGTTCCCGGTGTGTTCATCCGATGGCGGCCATCCAGGGCCAGCGCATCCTGCATCGGAATGATCGCGACCTGCGCCGGCGAGGCCAGAGCCGCACGCACCAGCGGCCAGGGCATCGGCTCGGCCGGATCGCCCAGCACCGCGAGTACATGCGCGCGGCGCTCCGGCTCCAGCGCTTCGAACCAGCCGACGGTGGTGTCGTTGTCGTGCGTGCCGGTGTAGACGACCCCGCATTGCACATGGTTCTGCGGCAAATAGGGGTTGTCGTCGCCGCCGTCGAACGCGAACTGCAGGATCATCATTCCGGGCAGGCCGAAGCGGTCCCGCAATGCGGTGACCTCGGGCGTGATCACCCCCAGGTCCTCGGCCAGCAGCGGCAGCTCGCCAAAGCGCTCGAGCAGCGCCTCGAAAAAGTCGGCACCCGGTCCGGGCTCCCAGCGACCCGCGATCGCGGTCGGCTCACTGGCCGGGATCGACCAGTAGGCTTCGAAGCCCCGGAAATGATCGATCCGCAGCGCGTCGACGCCGGCCAGCGCCCACTCGATCCGCCGCAGCCACCATGAATACCCCGCCTCTTTCATCCGGTCCCAGCGGAATTGCGGGTTGCCCCAACGCTGGCCGGTCTCCGAGAAGTAATCGGGCGGCACACCGGTCACGGTGTTCGGCTGCCCTTCGGCATCGAGATCGAAGTCCTCCGGATGCGCCCAGACATCGGCGGAATCGTGCGCGACGAAGATCGGCATGTCGCCGAGCAACAACACATCCTGCGCGTTAGCGTATTCGCGCAGCGCCCGCCATTGCCGAAAGAACACGAACTGGCCGAACCTCACCGCGTCCAGTGCCTCGGACATCTCTGCCCGGATTTGCTCCAGCCGGCCACCCGCGCGGTCG is a window from the Thioalkalivibrio paradoxus ARh 1 genome containing:
- a CDS encoding tetratricopeptide repeat protein is translated as MRTALLILLLLVLSAPAAAGPKSYSTELAATLDAEEQRLEAERHLQRNPPDLGEARQWLESAAESGSVEAMGAAGWLYEQGLGVEPDPDRAMTYYRQAYEAGDNEYGLRLGWMNLQGHGVEPDRARGEEWFRRVIAERDDSKARLALASVLIADASANVQPDPAPEARDLLARALDDGITGAAYYLARIYMDGLGSVSRDRARAIHYARIGAEGGHPELQNWLAVLHARGEGVPLDLVEAYKWASLAAAGGNPSAERVRQELEPQMDRESLDEARRRALQWLGR
- a CDS encoding PLDc N-terminal domain-containing protein; this translates as MIEVSGLLGLVLLVLVIWAIVSTVQSRASTAAKVVWIVVLVLLPLLGFILWLIFGPRASR
- a CDS encoding ABC transporter ATP-binding protein, producing MSTTDATRSTSIRLRGVGKTYAVYAQPVDRLLELVSRRKRHQEFTALAPLDLDVYTGESLGIVGSNGAGKSTLMHLLVGSHQPSSGEMEIHGTVLGLLELGVGFHPEFSGLQNIFFYADTLGLDRRFVRARIPEIIAFSEIGGFIDQPLRTYSTGMKVRLAFALVASLDPDILIVDEALAVGDLHFQKKCIDRMTAFRRANKTIVFCSHSRYQIEQFCDRVLWLDQGRVRMLGTPADVMARYEAEQLALSDDDRLGTGNRAQTRVRIDEFTLLTPQPMSEGDDLVVRWSTDTDPDVRYHVSVSLKLDSGRGLAVVGTQFRGDAPCQGPQQGTLAFPSVPLLGGIYSLQLRVWDDEALIEIDERYIDNVVVRRSDAQLGIMRLPYHWRVEPGKSGAPVPPAAPSPNE
- a CDS encoding GNAT family N-acetyltransferase gives rise to the protein MNAPSAANLVDASVAARRRLHFRQAHPEDVPALCQLFTTVFGAPMPSALWRWKYRRSAALDAINVVGCTDDGEIQAHMGAQVYRDDWVHGSVSPWIHGCDVMVHPAMRGSPSLGGAYGGIVRALQNAIDARYPGGFCFGFPGERPFRLGERLDFYRPLHRMALAQRNCEGISPSRGLWPRLKRLPATEELADLNGRSTIHGIRRSAEYLHWRYDSHPARTYGTWVWRTGWRRFEGFVVEEGADHWTVVDVLGAAAPDRAALDRLASPARHAGRQALRWDADWTPNGVRGAEVRPTGIVCVWIRTPEGRCETPAPRFRPGDTDVF
- a CDS encoding glycosyltransferase, which gives rise to MESATPRRNRVLLVVHLAATFGGAERTTLNVLNGLGRADFTEVVVLAPRGMHAHWSKAADRIIDADPLEMAGWFRSPRRLRHDANRLAVVIRTIGADVVLGMMHYMAAVAEQAVRRHRLPARVIGSFRGPVFEHLRAYEPNLPRRWWIRWQLRRSARGMFSITVPGSGTRDELLRHGVGRPSQLQVIPNGIDRHRSERAGQGPLELPAGVVPGQFVLALGRLSAEKRFEDLVSAYALSNVPWPLVVVGEGPERNSLARQASALGIADRVHFAGATNTPERWMSRAGVFIHTCRYEGFGYTLLEAAALGIPVIATDCPFGPREVLGEAGLLVAPDDPHALATAICQLVEDPPRRAHMSRASRDRADCFSLTRSQAAHATLLRAALDDAPPSGDRARP
- a CDS encoding PIG-L deacetylase family protein, with the protein product MKPILSEPDYLPFQPGHLPDGPWLVLAPHPDDETFGMGGALALARGNGQAVRVLVLTDGACGGEGADLVHRRESETRAAVALLGGAEIEFWRVPDRGLEVTEDLVQKLASLLSAQAYRAVFFPHPGEPHPDHRACAGLAWAALRASGCDAEAWSYEISVQGLASTLVDITPVTQHKAAAMACYMSQHDQNAYQERILGLNACRAWSLPLAVSHAEAFFHWASGREGLLVDAWTEQLQPRLAPAAIGEGLRGTTSTTERLRACETECRQLRARANALEARVAAYEEQLHAMLHSRSWRMTGALRAISGLLRRLRRQRKATSE
- the malQ gene encoding 4-alpha-glucanotransferase, which translates into the protein MSVSDAPANRLLEKRRSGILLHPTSLPGPGPVGRLGTEARRFLDWMVSAGFSVWQILPVNPPQQGGSPYACISAFAGDTRLIDPDLLVDAGWLPSGSERWPLGQALSEARAALAADGGDDWRDYLQFCQDQADWLDDFALFVVIKRLEGHRPWWQWPDALRDRAGGRLEQIRAEMSEALDAVRFGQFVFFRQWRALREYANAQDVLLLGDMPIFVAHDSADVWAHPEDFDLDAEGQPNTVTGVPPDYFSETGQRWGNPQFRWDRMKEAGYSWWLRRIEWALAGVDALRIDHFRGFEAYWSIPASEPTAIAGRWEPGPGADFFEALLERFGELPLLAEDLGVITPEVTALRDRFGLPGMMILQFAFDGGDDNPYLPQNHVQCGVVYTGTHDNDTTVGWFEALEPERRAHVLAVLGDPAEPMPWPLVRAALASPAQVAIIPMQDALALDGRHRMNTPGTSDGNWAWRFDWSQVPDGRAEELRQMNEEAGRVPAGAGVR